The following proteins come from a genomic window of Eulemur rufifrons isolate Redbay chromosome 24, OSU_ERuf_1, whole genome shotgun sequence:
- the LIN7B gene encoding protein lin-7 homolog B isoform X2, translated as MAALVEPLGLERDVSRAVELLERLQRSGELPPQKLQALQRVLQSRFCSAIREVYEQLYDTLDITGSAEIRAHATAKSVEGEQHEKAVELLKAAQGSVKLVVRYTPRVLEEMEARFEKMRSARRRQQHQSYSSLESRG; from the exons ATGGCTGCGCTGGTGGAGCCTCTGGGGCTGGAGCGGG aCGTGTCCCGGGCCGTGGAGCTCCTCGAGCGGCTCCAGCGCAGCGGGGAGCTGCCCCCGCAGAAGCTGCAGGCCCTTCAGCGAGTCCTGCAGAGCCGCTTCTGCTCCGCCATCCGAGAG GTGTACGAGCAGCTGTATGACACCCTGGACATCACCGGCAGCGCTGAGATCCGGGCCCATGCCACAGCCAAG AGTGTTGAGGGTGAGCAGCACGAGAAGGCGGTAGAGCTGCTGAAGGCGGCCCAGGGCTCGGTGAAGCTGGTGGTACGTTACACGCCTCGAGTGCTGGAGGAGATGGAGGCCCGATTTGAGAAGATGCGCTCTGCCCGCCGGCGCCAGCAGCACCAGAGCTACTC GTCCTTGGAGTCTCGAGGCTGA
- the LIN7B gene encoding protein lin-7 homolog B isoform X1 codes for MAALVEPLGLERDVSRAVELLERLQRSGELPPQKLQALQRVLQSRFCSAIREVYEQLYDTLDITGSAEIRAHATAKATVAAFTASEGHAHPRVVELPKTDEGLGFNIMGGKEQNSPIYISRVIPGGVADRHGGLKRGDQLLSVNGVSVEGEQHEKAVELLKAAQGSVKLVVRYTPRVLEEMEARFEKMRSARRRQQHQSYSSLESRG; via the exons ATGGCTGCGCTGGTGGAGCCTCTGGGGCTGGAGCGGG aCGTGTCCCGGGCCGTGGAGCTCCTCGAGCGGCTCCAGCGCAGCGGGGAGCTGCCCCCGCAGAAGCTGCAGGCCCTTCAGCGAGTCCTGCAGAGCCGCTTCTGCTCCGCCATCCGAGAG GTGTACGAGCAGCTGTATGACACCCTGGACATCACCGGCAGCGCTGAGATCCGGGCCCATGCCACAGCCAAG GCCACAGTGGCCGCCTTCACGGCCAGTGAGGGCCATGCACATCCCAGGGTAGTGGAGCTACCCAAGACAGACGAGGGCCTGGGCTTCAACATCATGGGTGGCAAAGAGCAGAACTCGCCCATCTACATCTCCCGGGTCATCCCAGGGGGCGTGGCTGACCGCCACGGAGGCCTCAAGCGAGGGGACCAACTGCTGTCTGTGAACGGTGTG AGTGTTGAGGGTGAGCAGCACGAGAAGGCGGTAGAGCTGCTGAAGGCGGCCCAGGGCTCGGTGAAGCTGGTGGTACGTTACACGCCTCGAGTGCTGGAGGAGATGGAGGCCCGATTTGAGAAGATGCGCTCTGCCCGCCGGCGCCAGCAGCACCAGAGCTACTC GTCCTTGGAGTCTCGAGGCTGA
- the SNRNP70 gene encoding U1 small nuclear ribonucleoprotein 70 kDa isoform X2, producing the protein MTQFLPPNLLALFAPRDPIPYLPPLEKLPHEKHHNQPYCGIAPYIREFEDPRDAPPPTRAETREERMERKRREKIERRQQEVETELKMWDPHNDPNAQGDAFKTLFVARVNYDTTESKLRREFEVYGPIKRIHMVYSKRSGKPRGYAFIEYEHERDMHSAYKHADGKKIDGRRVLVDVERGRTVKGWRPRRLGGGLGGTRRGGADVNIRHSGRDDTSRYDERDRDRDRERERRERSRERDKERERRRSRSRDRRRRSRSRDKEERRRSRERSKDKDRERKRRSSRSRERARRERERKEELRGGGGGGGGDMAEPSEAGDAPPDDGPPGELGPDGPDGPEEKGRDRDRERRRSHRSERERRRDRDRDRDREHKRGERGSERGRDEARGGGGGGQDNGLEGLGNDGRDMYMESEGGDGYLAPENGYLMEAAPE; encoded by the exons ATGACCCAGTTCCTGCCGCCCAATCTTCTGGCCCTCTTTGCCCCCCGTGACCCCATCCCATACCTGCCACCCCTGGAGAAACTGCCACATGAAAAACACCACAATCAACCTTACTGTGGCATTGCGCCATACATCCGAGAGTTTGAG GACCCTCGAGATGCCCCTCCTCCAACTCGTGCAGAAACCAGGGAGGAACGCATGGAGAGGAAG AGACGGGAAAAGATTGAGCGGCGACAGCAGGAAGTGGAGACGGAGCTAAAAATGT GGGACCCTCACAATGATCCCAATGCTCAGGGTGATGCCTTCAAGACTCTCTTCGTAGCGAGAGTG AACTATGACACAACAGAATCCAAGCTCCGGAGAGAGTTTGAGGTGTACGGACCCATCAAAAGA ATACACATGGTCTACAGTAAGCGGTCAGGAAAGCCCCGAGGCTATGCCTTCATCGAGTATGAACACGAGCGAGACATGCACT CCGCTTACAAGCACGCAGACGGCAAGAAGATTGATGGCAGAAGAGTCCTTGTGGATGTGGAGAGGGGCCGAACCGTGAAGGGCTGGAGGCCCAGGCGGCTAG GAGGTGGCCTCGGTGGTACCAGAAGAGGTGGTGCTGACGTGAACATCCGGCATTCAGGCCGCGATGATACCTCCCGCTACGATGAGAG GGACCGGGACCGGGACCGTGAGCGGGAGCGCAGAGAGCGGAGCCGGGAGCGAGACAAGGAGCGTGAAAGGCGACGCTCCCGCTCTCGGGACCGGCGGAGGCGCTCACGGAGTCGCGACAAGGAGGAGCGGAGGCGCTCCCGAGAGCGGAGCAAAGATAAGGACCGGGAACGGAAGCGGCGAAGCAGCCGCAGCCGGGAGCGGGCCCGGCGGGAGCGCGAGCGCAAAGAGGAGCTGCGTGggggcggtggcggtggcggaggCGACATGGCCGAGCCCTCTGAGGCTGGTGATGCACCCCCTGATGACGGCCCTCCTGGGGAGCTCGGTCCTGACGGCCCTGATGGTCCAGAGGAGAAGGGTCGGGATCGTGACCGGGAACGACGGCGGAGCCACAGGAGTGAGCGCGAGCGGCGCCGGGACCGTGACCGAGACCGGGATCGCGAGCACAAGAGGGGGGAGCGGGGTAGTGAGCGGGGCAGGGATGAGGCCCGAGGTGGGGGTGGCGGCGGCCAGGACAATGGGCTGGAGGGTCTGGGCAACGATGGCCGAGACATGTATATGGAGTCTGAGGGAGGCGACGGGTATCTTGCTCCAGAGAACGGGTATTTGATGGAGGCTGCACCAGAGTGA
- the C24H19orf73 gene encoding LOW QUALITY PROTEIN: putative uncharacterized protein C19orf73 homolog (The sequence of the model RefSeq protein was modified relative to this genomic sequence to represent the inferred CDS: inserted 2 bases in 1 codon; substituted 1 base at 1 genomic stop codon) codes for MGDDADATGGSRLWPGESDTAVRVECHRWARAPYSAPLRPPRELHAAPPPATPTQTVVRPAGFPQRTRPMVRSAPPTHXPPTGSCEVSGLRRKGLGLRPKTXGSGALSSILCPALRPRLGPSLRPQTCP; via the exons ATGGGGGACGATGCGGACGCGACGGGGGGCAGCCGGCTGTGGCCGGGGGAGTCTGACACGGCCGTGCGG GTCGAGTGCCACCGGTGGGCGAGAGCACCTTATTCTGCACCCCTGCGCCCGCCTCGGGAACTGCACGCGGCACCCCCACCCGCGACTCCCACGCAGACGGTAGTGCGGCCTGCAGGGTTCCCCCAGCGGACGCGGCCGATGGTTCGCTCCGCCCCGCCCACACA GCCGCCCACTGGCTCCTGTGAGGTTTCAGGACTCCGGAGGAAGGGGCTTGGCCTTCGCCCTAAGACTTAAGGGTCTGGGGCGTTGTCTTCAATTCTGTGCCCCGCACTCAGACCCAGACTGGGTCCCAGCCTTCGCCCTCAAACTTGTCCCTAG
- the SNRNP70 gene encoding U1 small nuclear ribonucleoprotein 70 kDa isoform X1: MTQFLPPNLLALFAPRDPIPYLPPLEKLPHEKHHNQPYCGIAPYIREFEDPRDAPPPTRAETREERMERKRREKIERRQQEVETELKMWDPHNDPNAQGDAFKTLFVARVNYDTTESKLRREFEVYGPIKRIHMVYSKRSGKPRGYAFIEYEHERDMHSAYKHADGKKIDGRRVLVDVERGRTVKGWRPRRLGGGLGGTRRGGADVNIRHSGRDDTSRYDERPGPSPLPHRDRDRDRERERRERSRERDKERERRRSRSRDRRRRSRSRDKEERRRSRERSKDKDRERKRRSSRSRERARRERERKEELRGGGGGGGGDMAEPSEAGDAPPDDGPPGELGPDGPDGPEEKGRDRDRERRRSHRSERERRRDRDRDRDREHKRGERGSERGRDEARGGGGGGQDNGLEGLGNDGRDMYMESEGGDGYLAPENGYLMEAAPE; this comes from the exons ATGACCCAGTTCCTGCCGCCCAATCTTCTGGCCCTCTTTGCCCCCCGTGACCCCATCCCATACCTGCCACCCCTGGAGAAACTGCCACATGAAAAACACCACAATCAACCTTACTGTGGCATTGCGCCATACATCCGAGAGTTTGAG GACCCTCGAGATGCCCCTCCTCCAACTCGTGCAGAAACCAGGGAGGAACGCATGGAGAGGAAG AGACGGGAAAAGATTGAGCGGCGACAGCAGGAAGTGGAGACGGAGCTAAAAATGT GGGACCCTCACAATGATCCCAATGCTCAGGGTGATGCCTTCAAGACTCTCTTCGTAGCGAGAGTG AACTATGACACAACAGAATCCAAGCTCCGGAGAGAGTTTGAGGTGTACGGACCCATCAAAAGA ATACACATGGTCTACAGTAAGCGGTCAGGAAAGCCCCGAGGCTATGCCTTCATCGAGTATGAACACGAGCGAGACATGCACT CCGCTTACAAGCACGCAGACGGCAAGAAGATTGATGGCAGAAGAGTCCTTGTGGATGTGGAGAGGGGCCGAACCGTGAAGGGCTGGAGGCCCAGGCGGCTAG GAGGTGGCCTCGGTGGTACCAGAAGAGGTGGTGCTGACGTGAACATCCGGCATTCAGGCCGCGATGATACCTCCCGCTACGATGAGAG gcccggcccctccccgcTTCCCCACAGGGACCGGGACCGGGACCGTGAGCGGGAGCGCAGAGAGCGGAGCCGGGAGCGAGACAAGGAGCGTGAAAGGCGACGCTCCCGCTCTCGGGACCGGCGGAGGCGCTCACGGAGTCGCGACAAGGAGGAGCGGAGGCGCTCCCGAGAGCGGAGCAAAGATAAGGACCGGGAACGGAAGCGGCGAAGCAGCCGCAGCCGGGAGCGGGCCCGGCGGGAGCGCGAGCGCAAAGAGGAGCTGCGTGggggcggtggcggtggcggaggCGACATGGCCGAGCCCTCTGAGGCTGGTGATGCACCCCCTGATGACGGCCCTCCTGGGGAGCTCGGTCCTGACGGCCCTGATGGTCCAGAGGAGAAGGGTCGGGATCGTGACCGGGAACGACGGCGGAGCCACAGGAGTGAGCGCGAGCGGCGCCGGGACCGTGACCGAGACCGGGATCGCGAGCACAAGAGGGGGGAGCGGGGTAGTGAGCGGGGCAGGGATGAGGCCCGAGGTGGGGGTGGCGGCGGCCAGGACAATGGGCTGGAGGGTCTGGGCAACGATGGCCGAGACATGTATATGGAGTCTGAGGGAGGCGACGGGTATCTTGCTCCAGAGAACGGGTATTTGATGGAGGCTGCACCAGAGTGA